In one window of Cheilinus undulatus linkage group 23, ASM1832078v1, whole genome shotgun sequence DNA:
- the si:dkeyp-27e10.3 gene encoding UPF0606 protein KIAA1549, giving the protein MQLCCRVVRDQTCGTLRIMDPVIPPGPGSRTRSRMEVRTSASRRTLAVILLSAGMLVSMVTSSSPAAGVLDFNRTTESQPRPSSPSLSSPSSSFFSPSPPRPLAPSPPSDSDYHGTSHGAGSAEDSDSGAQGIHLLLRPPDLLSPSLPPPLPPHSQPTLTPPPPWEQGPSLEEAWGSGDYLETLSFMVPDGEELALATPLPSHPYDEDDGGDWVSYDNTFPARPTLPLSSPFPLSPSSSTPSIHLHTRPTHPDVFPTWDEDYDLEDMMPLEPTELLLPDMNSLEYYTNLLARERERERERERERERDRINRTDTKPPITPTTTKPPSTLPSPSPSSGAPHEREPKRPPIGPTPPLTLSPTVTSEEKPRPPSTTLKTPTPVPKPKDPGRHPLRPPSNTTSRVPPPPPLGPPTRPDRPERPPVVVEKPEVTPPTRTTTTTTKATTTTTQITAISLTRAPPVTTPKVAQTPPTRQYLCNITKPEMYLVRVVSSRGSPAGFSQVRDLLKREFNRSVELQFLRTPSSFAFRVVSGPLIFTAISVINALRSVPRSAGPVPTVSPLYVVPDLRYQVHSVLQFVPAHVDIRVCNFSERVERGLMMAYAESRRRTHETGNVSVQLLNVTMTVSRPAPEKKVPVDITFAVRDGRDFLPGSEVSEHLRKLNLVEFSFYVGFPALQIAEPFHYPELNTSHHLRSTWVRTVLLGVQEQLVAERSFKARLERRLALLLEEGLQGGSRRRWRRATAVGNNSLQVVRVSRLSGPERPLEVFYFVEGPGGERVPAEVTAATLNRVDLQRAAIVLGHRVQRPLAQPVETLSVPPAETQSSSIWLIVGVVVPVLLAVFIIIILYWKLCGSEKLEFQPDAINTIQQRQKLQAPSVKGFDFAKLHLGQHSKDDIMVIQEPGPLPAPVKEATPSDGGDLNTPKSKGSSTKAARSGRRRGRLSPSDGDSLGSDQSSGRESAEESTRPVATPSEGKQHRKTPKNGRSKMGGGPDELLSSSSIFDHVDRLSRGSSDGTRRQANKVQLIAMQPRPSPPHTASQPSPTLTEKVNTEVALRHKSEIEHHRNKLRQRAKRRGQCEFPSMDDIMDAFGDGPVQSEVAQRLYSSAHDHMDCILQADAPSPPTPTDSRKRGGRRSPRGRRAQPGPGSLPDTDRDRLLMDQSATYRKYPGLNNVAYMSDPDLPPDHGSPSPTDEVFDSAPAPPPYMPPQPSIEEARQQMHSLLDDAFALVSPSSQGSAGVSGVSPALPCPSPQSRPPGRQWGSYPAAPSHSPFSARYAELGMSPTSVQGLLHRQGLSSGGYVSTGDQLQESVYSSRGQYEDPPSSSRPRPVGGSTGAQLHHLTQVGLSSQIGAYPGVGRSMSGPTGSSWNQQHSDQDLSRPGASRESVLSFPEFSSSSVFQMPSSSLRDPSAPPLLLTSPTPEYPPEDASPSAHTSASLIKAIREELRRLAQKQAAVTSYP; this is encoded by the exons ATGCAGCT GTGCTGCCGGGTCGTCCGGGATCAAACCTGCGGCACTCTGAGGATCATGGACCCTGTGATCCCGCCGGGCCCTGGCTCCCGGACCAGGAGCAGGATGGAGGTCAGAACGTCAGCGAGCAGACGCACACTCGCTGTGATCCTGCTGTCTGCTGGCATGTTGGTTTCCATGGTGACATCGAGCTCACCTGCTGCAG GTGTGTTGGACTTTAACCGGACTACAGAGTCACAGCCACGTCCCTCGTCACCATCACTATCCtccccctcttcttcttttttctccccctctccccCACGACCCCTGGCCCCTAGTCCACCCTCAGACTCTGATTACCATGGTACCAGCCATGGGGCAGGCTCAGCAGAGGACTCGGACTCTGGCGCTCAGGGGATCCACCTCCTGCTGAGGCCCCCAGACCTGCTGTCCCCCAGCCTCCCCCCACCCCTTCCGCCACACTCCCAGCCAACCCTTACTCCCCCTCCACCTTGGGAGCAGGGCCCCTCCTTGGAGGAAGCCTGGGGCTCTGGAGACTACCTGGAGACTCTGTCGTTCATGGTGCCTGATGGGGAAGAGCTGGCCCTGGCCACGCCGTTGCCCAGCCACCCCTATGATGAGGATGACGGGGGAGACTGGGTCTCCTATGACAACACCTTCCCCGCCCGTCCCACCCTCCCCCTCTCTTCCCCCTTTCCCCTCTCAccttcctcctccacccccaGTATCCACTTGCACACTCGCCCCACCCATCCTGATGTCTTCCCCACCTGGGATGAGGACTACGACCTGGAGGACATGATGCCTCTGGAGCCGACAGAACTGCTGCTGCCCGACATGAACAGTCTGGAGTACTACACTAACCTGCTCGCCCGGGAGcgggaaagagagagggagagggagagagagagggagagagaccgGATCAACAGGACTGACACTAAACCTCCCATCACTCCAACAACAACCAAACCCCCCAGTACTCTTCCATCTCCTTCCCCAAGCTCCGGAGCTCCTCATGAACGAGAGCCCAAGCGACCTCCAATAGGTcctaccccgcctctcaccctgTCACCTACAGTCACAAGTGAGGAGAAGCCACGCCCACCATCAACCACCTTAAAAACCCCTACTCCTGTTCCAAAACCCAAAGACCCCGGCAGACATCCCCTTCGTCCCCCTTCAAACACAACCAGCAGGGTGCCtccccctcccccacttggGCCTCCCACTCGCCCTGACAGACCAGAGAGACCCCCTGTGGTTGTAGAAAAGCCAGAGGTGACTCCACCTACCCGgaccactaccaccaccactaAGGCGACCACAACCACCACACAGATCACCGCCATCAGCCTGACCAGAGCACCTCCAGTCACAACACCTAAAGTAGCCCAGACTCCTCCAACAAGACAGTACCTGTGTAATATCACCAAGCCGGAGATGTACCTGGTCAGAGTAG TCAGTTCCAGAGGTTCACCTGCAGGTTTCAGTCAGGTCAGAGACCTCCTGAAGAGAGAGTTCAACCGCTCAGTGGAGCTACAG TTTCTGAGAACTCCATCTAGTTTTGCCTTTCGAGTCGTATCGGGGCCGCTGATCTTCACCGCCATATCCGTCATCAACGCCCTCCGCTCAGTGCCACGCAGCGCCGGTCCAGTTCCCACCGTGTCCCCGCTCTACGTCGTCCCTGACCTCAGGTACCAAGTCCACTCTGTGCTACAGTTTGTCCCTGCCCACGTCGACATCAGAGTCTGCAACTTCAGCGAGCGGGTGGAGAGGGGGCTGATGATGGCGTACGCAGAGTCACGGAGACGGACGCATGAGACAGGAAACGTGAGCGTTCAG CTGTTAAACGTCACCATGACCGTTTCACGGCCTGCACCCGAGAAGAAGGTTCCTGTTGACATCACCTTTGCCGTCCGTGATGGGCGGGACTTCCTGCCAGGGTCAGAAGTCAGCGAACACCTGAGGAAGCTGAATCTGGTGGAGTTCAGCTTTTACGTCGGATTTCCAGCTCTTCAAATTGCAGAAC CCTTTCACTACCCTGAGCTTAACACGTCTCACCACCTGCGCTCCACCTGGGTCCGTACAG TGCTGTTGGGGGTTCAGGAGCAGCTGGTGGCTGAGAGGAGCTTCAAAGCTCGTCTGGAGAGACGTCTGGCTCTGCTGCTGGAGGAGGGACTACAGGGAGGCAGCAGGAGGCGCTGGAGGAGAGCTACAGCTGTGGGCAACAACAGTCTGCAG GTGGTCCGGGTGTCTAGATTATCTGGTCCAGAGCGCCCCCTGGAGGTGTTTTACTTCGTGGAGGGTCCGGGTGGGGAGCGTGTACCTGCAGAGGTGACAGCAGCCACCCTAAACAGAGTGGACCTTCAGAGAGCCGCCATTGTGCTTGGACATCGAGTCCAGAGACCACTGGCCCAAC CGGTGGAGACCCTGTCCGTCCCACCTGCTGAGACTCAAAGCAGCAGTATCTGGCTGATTGTCGGCGTGGTCGTTCCCGTGCTGCTGgcagtcttcatcatcatcatcttgtACTGGAAGCTGTGCGGCTCAGAGAAGCTGGAGTTCCAGCCAGATGCCATAAACACGatacagcagagacagaag CTTCAGGCACCCAGTGTCAAAGGTTTCGACTTCGCCAAGCTCCACCTTGGTCAGCACAGCAAAGACGACATCATGGTGATCCAGGAGCCGGGCCCCCTGCCAGCCCCGGTCAAAGAGGCGACGCCCTCTGATGGTGGAGACCTCAACACCCCCAAATCTAAAGGTTCCTCCACAAAGGCTGCAAGGTCTGGTCGCCGCCGGGGAAG GCTCAGCCCATCTGATGGCGATTCGTTGGGAAGCGATCAATCAAGCGGCAGGGAATCAGCAGAGGAAAGCACCAGACCTGTGGCAACGCCTAGTGAGGGGAAACAGCACAGAAAGACGCCAAAAAATG GGAGGAGCAAGATGG GTGGTGGTCCAGATGAGCTCCTCTCCTCGTCCTCCATCTTTGACCACGTGGACAGGCTATCCCGCGGCTCATCTGACGGCACGCGCCGCCAGGCCAACAAGGTACAGCTGATCGCCATGCAGCCCCGACCAAGCCCACCACACACTGCATCACAGCCCAGCCCCACCCTCACCGAGAAGGTCAACACAGAG GTGGCACTGAGACACAAGTCAGAGATCGAGCATCACAGGAACAAACTGCGGCAGCGAGCGAAGAGGCGGGGCCAGTGTGAGTTTCCCTCCATGGATGACATCATGGATGCATTTGGAGATGGACCAGTACAGAGCGAGGTGGCACAGCGTCTCTATAGCTCTGCCCATGACCACATGGACTGCATCCTACAGGCTGACGCCCCATCTCCCCCCACCCCTACTGACTCTAGGAAGAG AGGGGGAAGGCGCTCTCCTCGGGGTCGGAGGGCTCAGCCTGGACCTGGAAGTCTTCCTGATACAGACAGAGACCGGCTGCTCATGGATCAGAGCGCCACTTACAGGAAATACCCAGGACTGAACAATGTGGCCTACATG TCGGACCCAGACCTTCCCCCAGATCACGGCAGCCCTTCCCCAACAGACGAGGTGTTTGACTCCGCTCCAGCTCCACCCCCCTACATGCCACCCCAGCCCTCCATCGAAGAGGCTCGGCAGCAGATGCACTCCCTCCTGGATGACGCCTTCGCCCTGGTGTCGCCGTCCTCGCAGGGCAGCGCCGGGGTGAGCGGGGTAAGCCCTGCCCTGCCCTGCCCCTCCCCCCAGTCCCGCCCTCCAGGCAGGCAGTGGGGCTCTTACCCAGCAGCCCCCTCCCACAGCCCCTTTTCTGCA aggTATGCAGAGCTCGGGATGTCTCCAACGTCAGTCCAGGGTCTGCTGCACAG gcAGGGCCTAAGTTCAGGAGGGTACGTTTCTACCGGAGACCAGCTGCAGGAGTCTGTTTActccagcagggggcagtaCGAGGACCCTCCTTCATCATCCAGACCGCGCCCTGTAGGGGGCAGCACAG GTGCACAGCTCCACCATCTGACCCAGGTGGGTCTGTCAAGTCAGATTGGGGCATACCCTGGAGTGGGACGCAGCATGTCGGGTCCCACTGGTTCAAGCTGGAACCAGCAGCACTCGGACCAGGACCTATCCAGACCAGGAGCCAGCAGAGAGAGT GTGTTGTCATTCCCCGAGTTCTCCTCGTCCTCCGTTTTTCAAATGCCCAGCTCCTCGTTACGGGACCCTTCGGCTCCACCCCTCCTCCTGACCTCACCTACCCCAGAGTACCCACCTGAGGACGCCTCCCCCTCAGCCCACACCTCAGCCTCCCTGATAAAGGCGATCAGGGAAGAGCTCCGACGACTGGCCCAGAAACAGGCTGCAGTGACCAGCTACCCTTAG